Sequence from the Qipengyuania gaetbuli genome:
CAAGCTTGTAGAATATGTTGCGTGCGGCCGCCGGGCGGTGGTCAACCACCTGCCCGACCACGATCTTGTGGCCTTCATGACAGGCTATTGCGAAGTGGTCGAATTCACTCCGGAAGGGTTTCAGTCAGGGGTCGAGCGGGCACTGTCCCTAGGTCCCGTCCCGACCGGCACGCTGGAAAATGCCCGATCCTGGCTAGTCGAGAACAGGGCTTATCCTGCACTGGCGGAACGCTGCCGCATCGCCTACGGCAGGCTGTTCTCATGAGCGCAGGTCTCCTTCTCGTAATCGCCCTGGCCGGACTTGTTGGCGGCATTGCAGTTCTCGTGCTGCGAACTTCGTTCGTTTATTTCGTCACCTTCTTCGTGATCACGGTCGCGATAGGCCTCGCACATTACTACGGCGGTGAAGAACGGTCCTATTGGCTGGCGGCGGTGTTCTGCGGAGCCGTTGCCGGGAAATATTTCCTCGAGTTCTTGCAGCAGCCGGCCTCGCTGCGCCTCATGCGCCATCGACCAATCAAGCTTCTTGCAGCATTCCTGCTGTGGGGCACGTTCGTCTCCGTCGTTGCAGGCATCGGACAGTCGCAGGCCCTTCTCGCGCTGAAGAATTATTTCGCGATCTGGCTTGTTGCGATCCCCGCCGTCTGGCTGGGCATGAGAAGCCAGTTCCTGTCCCGCTTCGAATGGGCGCTGCTGGGCCTCTTCGCCCTGCAACTGCCTTTCGCGGTCTGGCAGAACTTCACCACCGACAACTGGGACGCGGTGGTGGGAACGTTCGGCGGTGATGTCGAAGGCGGCGGCGCAAGCGGCACCCTGATGGTGTACGTGATCGTCGGCACGCTCGTGGCGATTTCCTGGTGGCAGCGGCAGAAGGCAGCGCTTTGGTTCGCAGCGTTAGCTGTGGCGTTGGCGTTCCTCATCATGATCCAGGGCGAGGTGAAGGCCTTCTTCATCATGATGCCACTAGGCGTCGCAGTCATGCTGCGCCGGCTGATGCTGAAACGCCCACTCCAGAGTGGCCTGCTGCTCGTCAGCGTCGCGCTGGGAAGCTATGTCACCCTCGGGATTTACGCCGACAGCGAGGCGGGGTCCTCAACCGGCCGCAGCGAGCGCATCACCTCCTCTTTCGAATACTTCTTCGACACGACCTACGTCTCTGCAAGGACCGGAGAGGTTTCGCGCGGCGCTTCGATCGCCCTGTGGTTTGAAAGCGGCGGAAACACAGCCGAAAGACTGGTCGGTTACGGACTTGGAGCAAGCCGCCTTTCCGACACGGTGGAAGGCGGTAGCGTGACAGAGAAGTTCGGACAGGCCGTGATCAATTCCACCACGATTGCCCAGCTCCTTTGGGATACGGGCATCATTGGCCTGTGCCTGTACGTTTCGATCTTCATCTCTGCCTTGCGACTGGCATTTCGCATAGCGAGAGAGGCTCCCAATCGCACTATCCAATCCAGGGCGGATTTGATGGCCGGCATTATCGTGTTGGCTTTCCCATTGCTGATCTACGACCGCTCGCTCGTCGACGGCCCCGCAATTCATTTCCTTTTCGCAAGCTGCGTCGGCATGCTTTGCGGCCTAGAAAAATACGCTGCCATCGTGCGCGGACAAGCCATGGCGGAGTTCCGGCAAGCGCGGCAGGCGAACGCACTGCAAGGCACGGCTCCGGCCACTTAGGAAATTATCGAGACGAACCGTGACGATACCGCGCAAAATCCATTATTGCTGGTACGGCGGGAAGCCGCTGACACCCCTCGCTCAGGCTTGCGTCGAAAGCTGGGAGCGCAAAGCCGGGGAGTTCGAAATCATTCGCTGGGATGAATCCAATACGCCCATAGACGACCATCCATATATGCGGATCGCGTACATGCGGGGACTCTGGGCTTTCGTGGCAGACTACGCTCGCCTGCAGGCTCTCATCGCACATGGCGGCATCTATCTCGACACGGATATGGAGGTGGTCAAGCCCCTTGAGAAATTCCTGGAACACACGCATGTGGTGGGGAATGAATCCGACGGCCAAATAAGTGCCGGCATTATCGGGGCACACCCACATTCTGCCTTCCTCAAGGCCTGTCTCAAATGGATGGACCGTGACGCCTCAGCCGGAAGCCCGAGCTTCACATCAATTCCGAAGATCATGCAGCAGGTCTACGATGCCGGCGATTTCGACGTGACCATCTACCCGCCCCGCTACTTCTATCCGTACAACCCGTATGATCCTGATCAGCCGGTAAAGCAGCTGCTGTACTCCGACATCACCGAGGAAACCTACGCTATCCATCATTGGAGCGCGTCCTGGGTAAAGCCGAGGACATGGACCCAGTACGCGAAATCCGTGCTGAAATACGCCTATCGCAACCTCCCCAAGAGGTAGGGTCGGCCGGAGAGTTTTCTTCTTTCCTACAGAACATACTGAGAATTAATGGCAATCTCCCTTTCAATGAGGAGACGCCATGTCCTTGCCTTCCATCAACGCTCCTGCGGGTTTCGTGCCTTCGGTCGCCATCTCGTACGGGACCATCGATGAAGAAGCCCGACCGGTTTCGATCGAATCGCCCCTGCCCGTCAGTCACACCCAGACCG
This genomic interval carries:
- a CDS encoding glycosyltransferase; the encoded protein is MPSCADKPWRSSGKRGRRTHCKARLRPLRKLSRRTVTIPRKIHYCWYGGKPLTPLAQACVESWERKAGEFEIIRWDESNTPIDDHPYMRIAYMRGLWAFVADYARLQALIAHGGIYLDTDMEVVKPLEKFLEHTHVVGNESDGQISAGIIGAHPHSAFLKACLKWMDRDASAGSPSFTSIPKIMQQVYDAGDFDVTIYPPRYFYPYNPYDPDQPVKQLLYSDITEETYAIHHWSASWVKPRTWTQYAKSVLKYAYRNLPKR